CTTTGGCGGCGGTTCCGAATTCCCTGCGGGAAGGTTCTTATGGTTGTGGAGCAAGCAAATGGCAGACGATTCGCCGAATTGTCCTGCCGCATGCACTGCCAGGGATCATGACCGGTATGATTCTGGCCATGGCACGTGGGGCAGGGGAGGTCGCACCATTAATGCTTGTCGGTGTATTGAAACTTGCTCCAGAGCTGCCGATAGATCTTCAAGCTCCCTTTGTGCATCTAGACCGAAGCTTCATGCACCTCGGATTTCATATATTCGATCTTGGTTTTCAAAGTCCCAACAGCGAGGCGGCGAAGCCAATGGTATTCACGACTACCTTGTTATTGATCGCTGTAATTGGAACGTTGAATATATTCGTGATCTGGCTCCGAGCTCGACTGCGAAAGCGTTTTCATTCGGGCCAGTTTTAGACGTACGCATCGTTCCTTGTTTTTGTTACCGCGTTAGCTAAGCAGCTTCATGAGTCAATCGCATCCAGGTTCTTCCGAAGTAAGTCGACTCGAATTGATCGCCCAGGGGCAAGACTTCGCCCCGGTGGTGCATGATTCCGTGTACCAGGAAGAGAAGGTGCTGGAGATTAAGAACTTCAATCTGTGGTATGGCGACAAGCAGGCGTTATTCAATATCAATATGCCGATTCCGCGAGGTCAGGTGACTGCATTGGTTGGTCCATCGGGCTGTGGTAAGTCGACGCTGCTTCGCTGCGTGAACCGGATGAACGACTTGATCGATACGGTACGAATTCACGGTGACATCTACCTCAACGATCAATCAATTTGCGATCCCGGTGTCGATGTGATCGAACTCCGCAAGCGGATGGGTATGGTCTTTCAGAAACCGAACCCATTCCCAATGAGCATCTTTGAAAACGTAGTCTATCCGTTGCGAATCGATGGTGAACGTAGCCGTAGCGTGCTGGAAGGAGTTTGCGAGCATAGCCTGAAAGGGGCCGCGATTTGGAGCGAGGTGAAGGATCGCCTGCACGAAAGCGGGCTGAGCCTGTCTGGCGGTCAGCAACAACGCTTGTGTATCGCGCGAGCGATTGCCAGTGAGCCGGAAGTATTGTTGTTGGACGAACCCTGTTCGGCACTCGATCCGATTGCCACCGGCAAGATCGAAGATTTGATTCGCGAGTTGCGTGGCGAGTACTCAATTCTGATCGTGACGCACAACATGCAACAAGCTTCGCGTATCAGCGATTACACCGCGTTCATGTACTTAGGTCGACTGGTGGAGTATGGTCCGACGGTCGACATGTTCACAAAGCCCAAGCTTTCCGAAACCAATGCCTATGTCACTGGGCGTTTCGGCTAACCCACTCCCTTGTCTAAATTGCGAAAAGGAAGCTGATGATGATGTTTCGAGCGCGACTGGAATTTGGAGTCCGCACGCTGCTACTCGTAGCCGCTTCGCTCCTTTGCTTACCCACTGCTTCGATGGCTGACGACGAGATTCGTACCGCGGATCATCAGAAGTACGCCGACGACTTCTGGGCTTTCCTGGGAGATCGCTATACGAAATGGGAAAAGCTCGACCAATTTCCCGCTGGCGTGCCAACCCCTGAGGCTGGCATCGAAGGAAATGTTTACGCAAACAAAGTCGCGATGAAGGATTCCTCGAAGTTTGACTACGGATCAATTCTGGTTGTCGAGCATATCCGTGACGGTAAGCCGTATGCCATATCGAGCTTGTATCGATCGCGACTCGACGTGAACAAGAAGAATGATGATTGGTACGAAGTGCTCTATTTGACCGACGGAAGCGTCGCCAAGACGTCAGGGGACAACGCGAAGTTCTCGCACGAGGGATTCGTGGCGAAACTGGTTGATGGTCGACTGTGGGTTTTGCCTGTCGACAGCCCAGCATTGGCCGAACTTCTCGAAGGGAACGCCCCCGAGAAGCACGTGACGTTGCCTGGGGCTGGTCCTGACCGGAAGACTTTGAAGTCCGATTCTCGTGAAACGGCCGCGGCTTACATGGTCGCTAGACCAGGGTTTGTCACCTATTGGGAAGATGGTCGAGCGTGGGTGTTTGAAGAGGGAACCGAGGCCGCGACTTCATTCAGCGAGAACGGAGTACCTGAGAAGCACGTAACGGTGATCGGTGCCGGGCCGATGCGAACCACGCTGAAAGCTCCCGATCGCGAGACGATCGATGCGTTTCTCGGTGTCTCACTCGAACCAAAGCACTAGCCTCGCGTTTACCACTCATTCTTTCAGGAATCGAAAGCCACGCAGAATGA
The genomic region above belongs to Blastopirellula marina and contains:
- the pstB gene encoding phosphate ABC transporter ATP-binding protein PstB, producing MSQSHPGSSEVSRLELIAQGQDFAPVVHDSVYQEEKVLEIKNFNLWYGDKQALFNINMPIPRGQVTALVGPSGCGKSTLLRCVNRMNDLIDTVRIHGDIYLNDQSICDPGVDVIELRKRMGMVFQKPNPFPMSIFENVVYPLRIDGERSRSVLEGVCEHSLKGAAIWSEVKDRLHESGLSLSGGQQQRLCIARAIASEPEVLLLDEPCSALDPIATGKIEDLIRELRGEYSILIVTHNMQQASRISDYTAFMYLGRLVEYGPTVDMFTKPKLSETNAYVTGRFG